In Stomoxys calcitrans chromosome 2, idStoCalc2.1, whole genome shotgun sequence, the following proteins share a genomic window:
- the LOC106081471 gene encoding BTB/POZ domain-containing protein 10, which produces MNGAIPKETKNNSNVGAVAALMNRHNPGERITLLVDNVRFMIEKDLVTSHPNTMLGTMFSTGFQFVHPNERGEYEVADGISHTLFRAILDYYKTGLIKCPPTISVPELKEACDYLLIPFDATTVRCQNLRGLLHELSNEGARQQFELFLEEFILPVMVTAAQRGDRECHVVVLLDDDVVDWDEEFPPQMGEEYCQTIHSTTMHRFFKYIENRDVAKQVMKDRGLKKIRCGIEGYPTHKEKIRRRPGGRAEVIYSYVQRPFIHMSWEKEEAKSRHVDFQCVKSKSVTNLAEATADPPLELDASGNVVAPPENNVAFRADADAAIEVADVAAGGVGGAADEANAGVVAADGVAVSNDLEAAGGANEDNA; this is translated from the coding sequence ATGAACGGAGCAAttccaaaagaaacaaaaaacaattctaATGTTGGTGCTGTCGCTGCTCTAATGAATCGTCATAATCCTGGAGAACGCATAACGTTGCTTGTAGATAATGTACGATTCATGATTGAGAAAGATTTAGTTACCTCACATCCGAATACCATGTTGGGAACTATGTTCAGCACGGGTTTCCAGTTCGTTCATCCCAACGAAAGGGGAGAGTATGAGGTGGCTGATGGTATATCGCATACACTGTTTCGGGCAATTCTCGATTACTATAAGACGGGGTTGATAAAATGCCCTCCCACAATATCTGTGCCGGAATTGAAAGAAGCTTGTGATTACCTACTAATACCCTTTGATGCCACCACAGTGCGTTGTCAGAATCTGCGTGGCCTTCTGCATGAGCTGAGCAACGAAGGAGCACGCCAGCAGTTTGAATTGTTTTTGGAGGAATTCATATTGCCGGTTATGGTGACAGCAGCTCAACGAGGTGATCGCGAATGCCATGTTGTCGTGTTGTTGGATGACGATGTAGTCGATTGGGATGAAGAGTTTCCGCCCCAAATGGGAGAGGAATACTGCCAAACCATACACAGTACCACAATGCATCGTTTCTTTAAGTACATTGAAAATCGAGATGTGGCCAAACAGGTGATGAAAGATCGTGGTCTGAAAAAAATACGCTGCGGCATCGAAGGTTATCCAACCCACAAGGAAAAGATACGTCGGCGGCCAGGCGGTCGGGCTGAAGTCATCTATAGTTATGTGCAGCGACCCTTCATTCATATGTCGTGGGAGAAGGAAGAAGCAAAGAGTCGTCATGTTGACTTCCAATGTGTAAAATCGAAATCTGTCACTAATTTGGCTGAAGCTACTGCGGATCCCCCACTGGAGTTAGATGCCAGCGGCAATGTAGTAGCACCGCCGGAGAATAATGTCGCATTTAGAGCCGATGCTGATGCGGCCATCGAGGTAGCTGATGTCGCTGCCGGGGGCGTAGGCGGCGCAGCAGATGAAGCAAATGCTGGGGTAGTTGCTGCGGATGGTGTGGCAGTGTCTAATGACTTGGAAGCTGCCGGCGGTGCTAACGAAGATAATGCCTAA